From the Candidatus Amarolinea dominans genome, one window contains:
- a CDS encoding nitroreductase family deazaflavin-dependent oxidoreductase, whose product MTTTSVSTTEEALRQAFKVLNRRLMVPLWRLGLGQWLNAWPTMSGRIMVLVHTGRKSGRRRFTPVNYAQVDGEVYCTAGFGAGSDWYKNIIANPAVEVWLPDGWWAGVAEDITGAPTALPLLRSVLIASGAAAPLAGVDPRKLSDAELAQVTAPYRLLHIKRTEARTGPGGPGELAWVWPLTTLLLLPLLLRRKR is encoded by the coding sequence ATGACAACGACAAGTGTGTCAACAACCGAAGAAGCGCTGCGTCAGGCGTTCAAGGTCCTGAATCGGCGCTTGATGGTCCCGCTGTGGCGGCTGGGCCTGGGGCAGTGGCTCAACGCCTGGCCGACGATGAGCGGACGCATCATGGTGCTGGTCCACACCGGGCGCAAGAGCGGCCGGCGGCGCTTCACGCCGGTCAACTATGCGCAGGTGGATGGCGAGGTCTATTGTACGGCCGGCTTTGGCGCCGGCTCCGATTGGTACAAGAACATCATCGCCAACCCGGCGGTGGAGGTTTGGCTGCCGGACGGCTGGTGGGCCGGCGTTGCTGAAGACATCACCGGTGCGCCGACCGCGCTGCCCCTGCTGCGCAGCGTGCTCATCGCCAGCGGCGCCGCGGCTCCGCTGGCAGGGGTGGACCCCAGGAAGCTGAGCGATGCGGAGTTGGCCCAGGTGACGGCCCCCTACCGCCTGCTGCACATCAAACGCACCGAAGCGCGCACCGGCCCTGGCGGCCCTGGCGAGCTTGCCTGGGTCTGGCCGCTGACCACCCTGCTGCTGCTTCCACTGCTGTTACGCCGCAAGCGCTGA